The following coding sequences are from one Anguilla rostrata isolate EN2019 chromosome 16, ASM1855537v3, whole genome shotgun sequence window:
- the LOC135241527 gene encoding DENN domain-containing protein 5A-like isoform X1, with translation MTTGFSSNSCRFADYFVICGLDTETGLEPDELSALCQFITSSKGTDGPRGSSVTAKEGENFEQSPLRRTFKSKVLAHYPENVEWSPFDQDAVGMLCMPKGLSFRTQVDSREPQFHSFIITREDGSHTYGSALTFYEEVTSKQICSAMQTLYHMHNAEQYDILQAPVTPPATAAQDHTPCNTLSPAFSLQRFNSYDITCDTLYVSKCICLLAPLPFPQACRQVLEQLHRAVCSPQPPPLPLESYIYNTLYEVPLPPAGRSLKFSGVYGPIVCQRPSTAELPLFDFPIGDVLELLGVENLLQLFTCTLLEIQILLYSQHYQRLMMVAETVTALMFPFQWQHVYVPILPASLLHFLDAPVPYLMGLHSNGQEDRSNLELPQEANLCFVDIDNHSIELPEDLPQFPNKLEFIQELSEVLLEFGTLPEGRGCYHEGVAKHRSVRNNDVDKCNGNLAGSPLSSYLLKENETMARLQALVKRTGVSMERVDVKEKTGSNKDLKVLCDKEQLKMHQLNIHVREVFANRFTQMFADYEVFVIQPSQDKESWFTNREQMQNFDKASFLSDQPEPYLPFLSRFLETQMFASFIDCKILCHEDEDKEHALRVFDTRVDKIRMLNVRTPTLRTSMYQKCTNMEESAKAIEMRMSKMDHMAMHPHLLDMKIGQGRYEPGFFPQLQADVLSSGPTSNKWAKRSAPAQWRRKDRQKQHAEHLYLDNDQREKYIQEARTLGTMIRQPKLSNLSPSVIAQTNWKFVEGLLKECRNKTKRMLVEKMGREAVELGHGEISITGVEENTLIASLCDLLERIWSHGLQVKQGKSALWSHLLHYQESKEKKDATPAGSGLPGLIQVSERRKSDPGIAMPPLKVSLIQDMRHIQNMGEIKTDVGRARAWVRLSMEKKLLSKHIKQLLSDHELTKKLYKRYAFLRCDDEIEQFLYHLLSFNAVDYFCFTNVFTTIMIPYHVIVIPSKKLGGSMFTANPWLCVSGELSETGVLQVPKNSLEITFECQNLGKLTTVQMGHDNAGLYAKWLVECVMVRNEITGHTYKFPCGRWLGKGVDDGSLERVLVGELTTPSVESEDRLCRTPPMQQSPGMIRRLVTISPSSKPKLNTAQIQEGVGEAINGIVKHFHKPEKERGSLTLLLCGEFGLVWALEQVFQHGFKSPRLFKNVFIWDFLEKAQTYFENLELKEMSQEENWETRVKNFCHAMRAISSSPRNIGKDGKFQMLVCLGVRDHLLHHWIALLADCPITGQMYEDSAFVKDHTLVNSLIRVLQTLQEFNITLEASLVKGISI, from the exons CATTATGCCAGTTTATAACAAGCTCTAAAGGCACAGATGGGCCCAGGGGCAGCTCGGTGACTGCCAAAGAAG GTGAGAATTTTGAGCAGAGTCCGTTGAGGAGAACGTTTAAGTCCAAGGTTCTGGCGCACTACCCAGAGAATGTGGAGTGGAGTCCATTTGACCAGGATGCTGTGGGCATG ctctgCATGCCGAAGGGTCTGTCATTCCGAACGCAGGTGGATTCTCGCGAGCCACAGTTCCACTCCTTCATCATCACGCGGGAGGACGGCTCGCACACCTACGGCTCCGCCCTCACCTTCTACGAGGAGGTGACCAGCAAGCAGATCTGCAGCGCCATGCAGACTCTGTACCACATGCACAACGCCGAGCAGTACGACATCCTGCAGGCCCCTGTCACGCCCCCGGCCACAGCCGCTCAGGACCACACCCCCTGTAACACCCTCAGCCCCGCCTTCTCCCTGCAACGCTTCAACTCCTATGACATCACCTGCGACACACTGTACGTGTCCAAGTGCATCTGCCTGCTGGCGCCTCTGCCGTTCCCGCAGGCCTGCCGCCAGGTGCTGGAGCAGTTGCACCGCGCGGTCTGCTCCCCTCAGCCGCCGCCCCTGCCGCTGGAGAGCTACATCTACAACACCCTGTACGAGGTGCCGCTGCCGCCGGCGGGCCGCTCGCTCAAGTTCAGCGGCGTGTACGGGCCGATCGTGTGCCAGCGGCCGAGCACCGCTGAGCTGCCGCTCTTTGACTTCCCCATTGGGGATGTCCTGGAGCTGCTGGGGGTGGAGAACCTGCTGCAGCTCTTCACCTGCACCCTGTTGGAGATCCAGATCCTGCTTTACTCCCAGC ATTACCAGAGGCTGATGATGGTGGCAGAGACAGTGACAGCGCTGATGTTCCCATTCCAGTGGCAGCATGTCTATGTGCCCATCTTGCCCGCCTCGCTGCTGCACTTCCTGGACGCGCCCGTTCCGTACCTCATGGGCCTGCACTCCAACGGCCAGGAAGACCGCTCCAACCTGGAGCTGCCCCAGGAG GCCAATTTGTGCTTTGTGGACATTGATAACCACTCCATTGAGCTGCCAGAGGACTTACCACAGTTCCCCAACAAGCTGGAGTTCATCCAGGAGCTCTCTGAAGTGCTGCTGGAGTTTGGGACCCTCCCAGAGGGCAGGGGATGCTACCATGAGGGCGTGGCCAAGCACAGAAGCGTCCGGAACAATGACGTGGACAAGTGCAATGGTAACCTGGCGGGCTCGCCCCTCAGCTCCTACCTGCTGAAGGAGAACGAGACGATGGCGCGGCTTCAGGCCCTGGTGAAGAGGACAGGAGTCAGCATGGAGAGG GTAGATGTTAAGGAAAAGACTGGCAGCAATAAGGACCTGAAGGTTCTGTGTGACAAGGAGCAGCTAAAAATGCACCAGTTGAACATTCATGTGCGAGAGGTCTTCGCTAACCGCTTCACACAGATGTTTGCTGATTATGAGGTGTTTGTCATCCAGCCCAGCCAGGATAAGGAGTCCTGGTTCACCAACCGAGAACAGATGCAGAACTTTGAcaag GCCTCCTTCCTGTCAGACCAGCCAGAGCCCTACCTCCCCTTTCTGTCGCGGTTCCTGGAGACGCAGATGTTCGCCTCGTTCATTGACTGTAAGATCCTTTGCCACGAGGACGAGGATAAAGAGCACGCCCTGCGTGTGTTTGACACGCGTGTGGATAAGATCCGCATGCTGAATGTGCGCACGCCCACCCTGCGCACCTCCATGTACCAGAAATGCACCAACATGGAAGAGTCCG CAAAGGCCATAGAGATGCGGATGTCCAAGATGGACCACATGGCTATGCACCCCCATCTGCTGGACATGAAGATTGGGCAGGGACGCTATGAGCCGGGGTTCTTCCCTCAGCTACAGGCCGATGTCCTGTCCTCTGGCCCCACCAGCAACAA GTGGGCCAAACGTAGCGCTCCAGCACAGTGGAGACGGAAGGACAGACAGAAGCAGCACGCTGAACACCTGTACCTGGACAATGACCAAAGAGAG AAGTACATCCAGGAGGCTCGGACTCTGGGCACCATGATCCGCCAGCCAAAACTTTCCAACCTGTCCCCCTCCGTCATTGCACAGACCAACTGGAAGTTTGTGGAGGGGCTGCTGAAGGAGTGTAGAAACAAG ACCAAGCGCATGCTGGTGGAGAAGATGGGGCGGGAGGCGGTGGAGCTGGGTCATGGAGAGATCAGCATCACAGGCGTGGAGGAGAATACACTCATCGCCAGTCTCTGTGACCTGCTGGAACGAATCTGGAGCCATGGCCTGCAGGTCAAACAG GGCAAATCGGCACTATGGTCTCACCTTCTGCATTATCAGGAGAGCAAAGAGAAGAAGGATGCCACACCTGCAGGCTCAGGGCTGCCAG GACTCATCCAGGTCTCAGAGAGAAGGAAGTCAGATCCTGGCATCGCCATGCCCCCCCTCAAAGTTTCCCTGATCCAGGACATGAG GCACATCCAGAACATGGGCGAGATCAAGACCGATGTGGGCAGGGCCAGGGCATGGGTACGGCTCTCCATGGAGAAGAAGCTGCTGTCCAAACACATCAAACAGCTTTTGTCTGATCATGAGCTGACCAA GAAACTGTACAAGCGCTATGCCTTTCTGCGTTGTGATGATGAGATTGAGCAGTTTCTCTACCACCTTCTGTCCTTCAATGCTGTGGACTACTTCTGCTTCACCAATGTCTTCACTACTATCA TGATCCCGTACCATGTCATCGTCATTCCCAGTAAGAAACTGGGAGGGTCCATGTTCACCGCCAACCCTTGGCTTTGCGTTTCTGGGGAGCTGTCTGAAACTGGGGTGCTCCAAGTCCCCAAGAACAGTCTGGAGATCACCTTTGAG TGTCAGAACCTGGGCAAGCTGACCACAGTGCAGATGGGACATGACAATGCCGGGCTGTATGCAAAGTGGCTGGTGGAGTGTGTCATGGTGAGGAACGAGATCACTGGACACACCTACAA ATTCCCGTGTGGGCGCTGGCTGGGGAAGGGTGTGGACGATGGCAGCCTGGAGCGGGTGCTGGTGGGGGAGTTGACCACCCCCAGTGTGGAGAGTGAGGACCGTCTGTGCCGGACGCCTCCCATGCAACAGTCCCCTGGAATGATTCGGAGGTTGGTCACCATCTCACCAAGCAGTAAGCCAA AGTTAAATACTGCCCAGATCCAGGAGGGAGTAGGAGAAGCCATCAATGGCATTGTGAAGCACTTCCACAAGCCAGAGAAGGAG aggGGCAGTCTCACCCTGCTCCTGTGTGGAGAGTTTGGATTGGTCTGGGCACTGGAGCAGGTGTTCCAGCATGGGTTCAAATCTCCACGTCTCTTCAAGAATGTCTTCATCTGGGACTTCCTCG AAAAGGCACAGACATACTTTGAGAACCTGGAGCTGAAGGAGATGTCACAGGAGGAAAACTGGGAGACCAGGGTGAAGAACTTCTGCCACGCCATGCGTGCCATCAGCAGCTCCCCCCGGAACATTGGCAAGGACGGAAAGTTCCAGATGCTGGTGTGTCTGGGAGTCAG GGATCATCTGCTGCATCACTGGATAGCCTTACTGGCAGACTGTCCAATCACAGGACAGATGTATGAAGACTCGGCCTTCGTAAAGGACCACACCCTGGTGAACTCTCTAATCAGGGTGCTGCAGACTTTACAGGAGTTCAACATCACTCTGGAGGCATCACTGGTCAAAGGCATAAGTATTTAG
- the LOC135241527 gene encoding DENN domain-containing protein 5A-like isoform X2, with translation MTTGFSSNSCRFADYFVICGLDTETGLEPDELSGENFEQSPLRRTFKSKVLAHYPENVEWSPFDQDAVGMLCMPKGLSFRTQVDSREPQFHSFIITREDGSHTYGSALTFYEEVTSKQICSAMQTLYHMHNAEQYDILQAPVTPPATAAQDHTPCNTLSPAFSLQRFNSYDITCDTLYVSKCICLLAPLPFPQACRQVLEQLHRAVCSPQPPPLPLESYIYNTLYEVPLPPAGRSLKFSGVYGPIVCQRPSTAELPLFDFPIGDVLELLGVENLLQLFTCTLLEIQILLYSQHYQRLMMVAETVTALMFPFQWQHVYVPILPASLLHFLDAPVPYLMGLHSNGQEDRSNLELPQEANLCFVDIDNHSIELPEDLPQFPNKLEFIQELSEVLLEFGTLPEGRGCYHEGVAKHRSVRNNDVDKCNGNLAGSPLSSYLLKENETMARLQALVKRTGVSMERVDVKEKTGSNKDLKVLCDKEQLKMHQLNIHVREVFANRFTQMFADYEVFVIQPSQDKESWFTNREQMQNFDKASFLSDQPEPYLPFLSRFLETQMFASFIDCKILCHEDEDKEHALRVFDTRVDKIRMLNVRTPTLRTSMYQKCTNMEESAKAIEMRMSKMDHMAMHPHLLDMKIGQGRYEPGFFPQLQADVLSSGPTSNKWAKRSAPAQWRRKDRQKQHAEHLYLDNDQREKYIQEARTLGTMIRQPKLSNLSPSVIAQTNWKFVEGLLKECRNKTKRMLVEKMGREAVELGHGEISITGVEENTLIASLCDLLERIWSHGLQVKQGKSALWSHLLHYQESKEKKDATPAGSGLPGLIQVSERRKSDPGIAMPPLKVSLIQDMRHIQNMGEIKTDVGRARAWVRLSMEKKLLSKHIKQLLSDHELTKKLYKRYAFLRCDDEIEQFLYHLLSFNAVDYFCFTNVFTTIMIPYHVIVIPSKKLGGSMFTANPWLCVSGELSETGVLQVPKNSLEITFECQNLGKLTTVQMGHDNAGLYAKWLVECVMVRNEITGHTYKFPCGRWLGKGVDDGSLERVLVGELTTPSVESEDRLCRTPPMQQSPGMIRRLVTISPSSKPKLNTAQIQEGVGEAINGIVKHFHKPEKERGSLTLLLCGEFGLVWALEQVFQHGFKSPRLFKNVFIWDFLEKAQTYFENLELKEMSQEENWETRVKNFCHAMRAISSSPRNIGKDGKFQMLVCLGVRDHLLHHWIALLADCPITGQMYEDSAFVKDHTLVNSLIRVLQTLQEFNITLEASLVKGISI, from the exons GTGAGAATTTTGAGCAGAGTCCGTTGAGGAGAACGTTTAAGTCCAAGGTTCTGGCGCACTACCCAGAGAATGTGGAGTGGAGTCCATTTGACCAGGATGCTGTGGGCATG ctctgCATGCCGAAGGGTCTGTCATTCCGAACGCAGGTGGATTCTCGCGAGCCACAGTTCCACTCCTTCATCATCACGCGGGAGGACGGCTCGCACACCTACGGCTCCGCCCTCACCTTCTACGAGGAGGTGACCAGCAAGCAGATCTGCAGCGCCATGCAGACTCTGTACCACATGCACAACGCCGAGCAGTACGACATCCTGCAGGCCCCTGTCACGCCCCCGGCCACAGCCGCTCAGGACCACACCCCCTGTAACACCCTCAGCCCCGCCTTCTCCCTGCAACGCTTCAACTCCTATGACATCACCTGCGACACACTGTACGTGTCCAAGTGCATCTGCCTGCTGGCGCCTCTGCCGTTCCCGCAGGCCTGCCGCCAGGTGCTGGAGCAGTTGCACCGCGCGGTCTGCTCCCCTCAGCCGCCGCCCCTGCCGCTGGAGAGCTACATCTACAACACCCTGTACGAGGTGCCGCTGCCGCCGGCGGGCCGCTCGCTCAAGTTCAGCGGCGTGTACGGGCCGATCGTGTGCCAGCGGCCGAGCACCGCTGAGCTGCCGCTCTTTGACTTCCCCATTGGGGATGTCCTGGAGCTGCTGGGGGTGGAGAACCTGCTGCAGCTCTTCACCTGCACCCTGTTGGAGATCCAGATCCTGCTTTACTCCCAGC ATTACCAGAGGCTGATGATGGTGGCAGAGACAGTGACAGCGCTGATGTTCCCATTCCAGTGGCAGCATGTCTATGTGCCCATCTTGCCCGCCTCGCTGCTGCACTTCCTGGACGCGCCCGTTCCGTACCTCATGGGCCTGCACTCCAACGGCCAGGAAGACCGCTCCAACCTGGAGCTGCCCCAGGAG GCCAATTTGTGCTTTGTGGACATTGATAACCACTCCATTGAGCTGCCAGAGGACTTACCACAGTTCCCCAACAAGCTGGAGTTCATCCAGGAGCTCTCTGAAGTGCTGCTGGAGTTTGGGACCCTCCCAGAGGGCAGGGGATGCTACCATGAGGGCGTGGCCAAGCACAGAAGCGTCCGGAACAATGACGTGGACAAGTGCAATGGTAACCTGGCGGGCTCGCCCCTCAGCTCCTACCTGCTGAAGGAGAACGAGACGATGGCGCGGCTTCAGGCCCTGGTGAAGAGGACAGGAGTCAGCATGGAGAGG GTAGATGTTAAGGAAAAGACTGGCAGCAATAAGGACCTGAAGGTTCTGTGTGACAAGGAGCAGCTAAAAATGCACCAGTTGAACATTCATGTGCGAGAGGTCTTCGCTAACCGCTTCACACAGATGTTTGCTGATTATGAGGTGTTTGTCATCCAGCCCAGCCAGGATAAGGAGTCCTGGTTCACCAACCGAGAACAGATGCAGAACTTTGAcaag GCCTCCTTCCTGTCAGACCAGCCAGAGCCCTACCTCCCCTTTCTGTCGCGGTTCCTGGAGACGCAGATGTTCGCCTCGTTCATTGACTGTAAGATCCTTTGCCACGAGGACGAGGATAAAGAGCACGCCCTGCGTGTGTTTGACACGCGTGTGGATAAGATCCGCATGCTGAATGTGCGCACGCCCACCCTGCGCACCTCCATGTACCAGAAATGCACCAACATGGAAGAGTCCG CAAAGGCCATAGAGATGCGGATGTCCAAGATGGACCACATGGCTATGCACCCCCATCTGCTGGACATGAAGATTGGGCAGGGACGCTATGAGCCGGGGTTCTTCCCTCAGCTACAGGCCGATGTCCTGTCCTCTGGCCCCACCAGCAACAA GTGGGCCAAACGTAGCGCTCCAGCACAGTGGAGACGGAAGGACAGACAGAAGCAGCACGCTGAACACCTGTACCTGGACAATGACCAAAGAGAG AAGTACATCCAGGAGGCTCGGACTCTGGGCACCATGATCCGCCAGCCAAAACTTTCCAACCTGTCCCCCTCCGTCATTGCACAGACCAACTGGAAGTTTGTGGAGGGGCTGCTGAAGGAGTGTAGAAACAAG ACCAAGCGCATGCTGGTGGAGAAGATGGGGCGGGAGGCGGTGGAGCTGGGTCATGGAGAGATCAGCATCACAGGCGTGGAGGAGAATACACTCATCGCCAGTCTCTGTGACCTGCTGGAACGAATCTGGAGCCATGGCCTGCAGGTCAAACAG GGCAAATCGGCACTATGGTCTCACCTTCTGCATTATCAGGAGAGCAAAGAGAAGAAGGATGCCACACCTGCAGGCTCAGGGCTGCCAG GACTCATCCAGGTCTCAGAGAGAAGGAAGTCAGATCCTGGCATCGCCATGCCCCCCCTCAAAGTTTCCCTGATCCAGGACATGAG GCACATCCAGAACATGGGCGAGATCAAGACCGATGTGGGCAGGGCCAGGGCATGGGTACGGCTCTCCATGGAGAAGAAGCTGCTGTCCAAACACATCAAACAGCTTTTGTCTGATCATGAGCTGACCAA GAAACTGTACAAGCGCTATGCCTTTCTGCGTTGTGATGATGAGATTGAGCAGTTTCTCTACCACCTTCTGTCCTTCAATGCTGTGGACTACTTCTGCTTCACCAATGTCTTCACTACTATCA TGATCCCGTACCATGTCATCGTCATTCCCAGTAAGAAACTGGGAGGGTCCATGTTCACCGCCAACCCTTGGCTTTGCGTTTCTGGGGAGCTGTCTGAAACTGGGGTGCTCCAAGTCCCCAAGAACAGTCTGGAGATCACCTTTGAG TGTCAGAACCTGGGCAAGCTGACCACAGTGCAGATGGGACATGACAATGCCGGGCTGTATGCAAAGTGGCTGGTGGAGTGTGTCATGGTGAGGAACGAGATCACTGGACACACCTACAA ATTCCCGTGTGGGCGCTGGCTGGGGAAGGGTGTGGACGATGGCAGCCTGGAGCGGGTGCTGGTGGGGGAGTTGACCACCCCCAGTGTGGAGAGTGAGGACCGTCTGTGCCGGACGCCTCCCATGCAACAGTCCCCTGGAATGATTCGGAGGTTGGTCACCATCTCACCAAGCAGTAAGCCAA AGTTAAATACTGCCCAGATCCAGGAGGGAGTAGGAGAAGCCATCAATGGCATTGTGAAGCACTTCCACAAGCCAGAGAAGGAG aggGGCAGTCTCACCCTGCTCCTGTGTGGAGAGTTTGGATTGGTCTGGGCACTGGAGCAGGTGTTCCAGCATGGGTTCAAATCTCCACGTCTCTTCAAGAATGTCTTCATCTGGGACTTCCTCG AAAAGGCACAGACATACTTTGAGAACCTGGAGCTGAAGGAGATGTCACAGGAGGAAAACTGGGAGACCAGGGTGAAGAACTTCTGCCACGCCATGCGTGCCATCAGCAGCTCCCCCCGGAACATTGGCAAGGACGGAAAGTTCCAGATGCTGGTGTGTCTGGGAGTCAG GGATCATCTGCTGCATCACTGGATAGCCTTACTGGCAGACTGTCCAATCACAGGACAGATGTATGAAGACTCGGCCTTCGTAAAGGACCACACCCTGGTGAACTCTCTAATCAGGGTGCTGCAGACTTTACAGGAGTTCAACATCACTCTGGAGGCATCACTGGTCAAAGGCATAAGTATTTAG
- the LOC135242163 gene encoding SIN3-HDAC complex-associated factor-like: MFGFHKSKIYRSNEGCCICKTKSSSSRFTDSSRYEENFRLCFGLVENRVGDICNACVLLVKRWKKLPLGSKKNWSHVVDARAGPGFKLTKPKKVKSSDGKKKSKLKRLHKFKRQNSDAHSTTSSTSPSQSPSYSNQSDDGSDIESKQRRSTPSVFSFLDLSYWKRQKVCCGIVYKGRFGEVIIDPRLFKPCCGSKKQETLAPTPETDLSEGHPAPLPALCPPPLPVLCPPPLPVLCPPPLPASLPEVLKESW, from the exons atgtttggtTTTCATAAATCGAAGATATATCGGAGTAATGAAGGCTGTTGCATTTGCAAGACCAAGTCTTCCAGCTCTCGGtttacagacagcagcagaTATGAGGAAAACTTCAGGCTGTGTTTTGG GTTGGTGGAAAATCGAGTTGGAGACATCTGCAATGCTTGTGTCCTGTTAGTTAAGAGATGGAAAAAACTGCCTCTTGGGTCCAAGAAGAACTGGAGTCAT GTTGTGGATGCAAGAGCAGGACCTGGCTTTAAGCTGACCAAACCCAAAAAGGTGAAAAGCAGTGATGGAAAGAAGAAAAGCAAACTGAAAAGGCTCCACAAATTCAAAAGGCAAA ACTCTGATGCCCACAGCACCACGTCCAGCACATCACCTTCCCAGTCTCCCAGCTATAGCAACCAATCAGATGATGGCTCGGACATTGAGTCCAAGCAGAGGCGTTCCACCCCATCCGTCTTCTCTTTCCTGGACCTCTCCTACTGGAAAAG GCAGAAGGTGTGCTGTGGAATTGTGTACAAAGGACGTTTCGGTGAGGTGATCATCGACCCGCGTCTCTTTAAACCCTGCTGTGGCTCCAAGAAGCAGGAGACGCTGGCCCCCACGCCCGAAACGGACCTTTCTGAGGGGCaccctgctcctctccctgccctatgcccccctcctctccctgtcctatgcccccctcctctccctgtcctatgcccccctcctctccctgcctctctcccagaGGTCCTGAAGGAGAgctggtga